Proteins encoded by one window of Tunturibacter psychrotolerans:
- a CDS encoding ABC transporter ATP-binding protein translates to MSSHSSTLSPQPDSSSKTLLHLTPDGNAPTPVILARDLGKTYRSGKLEVPALRKVNFAITPGEFVAIVGPSGSGKSTLFYILGGLTGATTGSVLIDGINFATLTDAERTRTRRAKIGFIFQRFNLLPTLSAMGNIEIAHDIANLGATTKRELDRPLLTHLTEMLGIQGRLDHRPNELSGGEQQRVAIARALINRPAIVLADEPTGNLDTKNSEAVLKMLRQSSRELNQTVLMITHNPEAAQIADRILHMRDGEITHIETVTR, encoded by the coding sequence ATGTCTTCTCATTCTTCCACGTTGTCCCCCCAGCCCGACTCCTCCTCAAAAACGCTTCTACACTTGACGCCCGATGGCAACGCCCCAACACCCGTCATCCTCGCCCGCGATCTGGGCAAAACCTATCGCTCCGGCAAGCTCGAGGTGCCTGCTCTCCGCAAGGTCAACTTCGCCATCACCCCCGGCGAGTTCGTCGCCATCGTCGGCCCTTCAGGCTCTGGCAAATCCACCCTCTTCTACATCCTCGGCGGCCTCACTGGAGCTACGACTGGCTCGGTCCTCATCGACGGCATCAACTTCGCCACCCTCACCGACGCCGAGCGCACCCGCACCCGCCGCGCCAAAATTGGCTTCATCTTCCAACGTTTCAACCTCTTACCCACTCTCTCTGCGATGGGCAACATCGAGATCGCCCACGATATCGCCAACCTCGGCGCCACCACCAAACGAGAGCTCGACCGTCCCCTGCTCACACACCTCACCGAGATGCTCGGCATCCAGGGGCGCCTCGACCATCGTCCCAATGAGCTATCCGGCGGCGAGCAACAACGGGTAGCCATCGCTCGTGCTCTCATCAACCGCCCCGCCATCGTCCTTGCCGATGAGCCCACCGGCAACCTCGACACTAAAAACTCAGAAGCCGTGCTCAAGATGCTCCGCCAATCCAGCCGAGAGCTCAACCAGACCGTCCTCATGATTACCCACAACCCCGAGGCCGCCCAGATCGCCGATCGCATCCTCCACATGCGCGACGGCGAAATCACTCATATTGAGACTGTTACGCGCTAA
- a CDS encoding C39 family peptidase, with translation MNCLRSILAAGLVSLVLFPAPARGQNIGSATGVQGSKNIRSLKEIRDEGVVKQRWDVSCGAAALSTLLTYDFKDNTPETSIVVWLLHRVDAGRVRARGGFSLLDLKHFSEARGYHAEAFSGMSIEDLALEKTSVITPIRVKGFDHFVVVKGIYAGHVILGDPGFGNMTMRVDRFQALWKNGIVFVVHPPDDRMIGERNLPAAAGLVPDESLISRKIGVTAPSNYLY, from the coding sequence ATGAATTGTCTTCGATCAATACTTGCTGCCGGACTGGTAAGTCTTGTTCTCTTCCCCGCCCCCGCACGCGGCCAGAATATTGGCAGTGCGACGGGGGTGCAGGGAAGCAAGAACATTCGAAGCCTGAAAGAGATTCGTGACGAGGGCGTGGTGAAGCAGCGTTGGGATGTGAGTTGCGGCGCCGCGGCATTGAGCACGCTGCTCACATACGACTTCAAAGACAACACGCCCGAGACTTCGATCGTGGTTTGGCTTCTGCATCGCGTGGACGCCGGTCGAGTGCGTGCACGCGGCGGATTTTCTCTGCTGGACTTGAAGCACTTTTCCGAGGCTCGCGGATACCACGCTGAGGCTTTCAGCGGCATGTCGATCGAGGATCTGGCACTGGAAAAGACTTCGGTGATAACGCCGATCAGAGTGAAAGGCTTCGACCACTTTGTGGTGGTGAAGGGGATCTACGCCGGGCATGTGATTTTGGGCGATCCAGGCTTCGGCAATATGACGATGCGGGTGGACCGGTTTCAGGCGTTGTGGAAGAACGGCATTGTGTTCGTTGTTCATCCACCGGACGACAGAATGATTGGGGAACGAAATCTACCGGCGGCAGCTGGACTCGTGCCGGATGAATCGCTGATCTCGCGCAAGATCGGGGTTACGGCTCCGAGCAACTATTTGTACTGA
- a CDS encoding transporter, translated as MLLRRFLPGIVLVAVGAGPLLAQTTPTKGQSQPQEVAKATTPGKDPTELKLQEALRERDAIIRNLLERMNELEWRVNGGYTTPARADERPTLPAASSSRVINSVVATSTYDNTERQATEALDQALIVRGGLLLPSGTLEIDNTTSYFSASSDHVTVNGFALLPVLVVGDIASERVREDYLLPNMTARLGLPHKFQLDFTVPYGYELIRTVDANNIQTSSSSFGLGDISAGLSRQLTSEHGKIPDMLANVRFKSTTGKDPYNLESSQVALGTGFNSITGNLTVAKSSDPVVFFGNLSYTANLKGDHTVSANDPTNPAATMVGHFNPGDAIGFQLGSILALNPEVSMTVGWDQRFTRSTSLNGVDIPASYLVEGSLRLGTSYVYAPGRTIDLSFGVGLTPDTPNLQFSVGVPFRLGLWGQKPRKLDVH; from the coding sequence ATGTTGCTGCGAAGATTTTTACCAGGCATTGTGTTGGTGGCGGTTGGCGCGGGACCGCTGCTGGCCCAGACAACACCCACTAAAGGACAATCGCAGCCACAGGAGGTCGCCAAGGCCACGACCCCGGGGAAAGATCCAACTGAATTGAAGCTCCAGGAGGCGCTGCGAGAGCGCGATGCCATCATCCGCAATCTGTTGGAGCGAATGAATGAGTTGGAGTGGCGCGTCAATGGTGGATATACCACTCCGGCCAGAGCGGATGAGCGTCCTACATTGCCGGCTGCTTCAAGCAGTCGCGTGATCAATTCGGTAGTTGCGACCTCAACCTACGACAACACGGAGCGGCAGGCGACGGAGGCACTTGACCAGGCTCTGATTGTGCGTGGGGGATTGCTGCTACCTTCCGGGACGCTGGAGATCGATAATACGACCTCTTATTTCAGCGCCTCGTCGGACCATGTGACGGTCAATGGGTTTGCATTGCTGCCGGTGCTGGTGGTGGGCGACATCGCTTCAGAGCGTGTGCGGGAAGACTACCTGTTGCCAAATATGACGGCGAGACTGGGGCTGCCACATAAATTCCAACTTGATTTCACTGTTCCCTACGGATATGAGCTCATTCGGACAGTGGATGCAAACAATATCCAAACGTCATCCAGCAGTTTTGGGTTGGGCGATATATCTGCGGGACTCTCGAGGCAGCTGACGAGCGAACATGGAAAGATTCCTGACATGCTCGCGAATGTGCGCTTCAAATCGACGACGGGAAAAGATCCGTACAACCTGGAGAGCAGCCAGGTGGCGCTTGGGACTGGGTTCAATTCGATAACGGGAAATCTGACGGTGGCGAAGTCCAGCGATCCTGTGGTGTTCTTTGGCAATCTTTCGTATACGGCTAATCTGAAAGGGGATCATACGGTTTCAGCAAACGATCCAACCAATCCTGCTGCGACTATGGTAGGGCACTTCAATCCGGGCGATGCGATTGGTTTCCAGCTTGGCTCTATTCTGGCGCTAAATCCAGAGGTGTCGATGACTGTGGGATGGGATCAGCGATTTACGCGTAGTACCTCGCTGAACGGAGTAGATATTCCGGCGTCGTACTTAGTGGAGGGTTCGCTGCGACTGGGAACGAGCTATGTGTATGCTCCGGGCCGCACGATTGATCTGAGCTTTGGTGTGGGTCTGACACCGGACACGCCGAATCTGCAGTTTTCTGTGGGTGTGCCATTTCGATTGGGGCTGTGGGGGCAGAAACCAAGGAAGCTAGACGTGCATTAG